A portion of the Sulfurospirillum diekertiae genome contains these proteins:
- the trpB gene encoding tryptophan synthase subunit beta gives MQKPYLRAFPDAKGYFGKFGGAYLPPELEAQFKKIEEAYLTIGNSHDFIRELRDIRKHYQGRPTPVYYAKRLSEYVGGARIYLKREDLNHTGAHKLNHCMGEALLAKYLGKKKLIAETGAGQHGVALATAAAYFGLECEIHMGEVDIAKEHPNVVRMRVLGAKVVPVSFGAKTLKEAVDSAFVAYLKDPENSIYCIGSVVGPHPFPMMVRDFQSVVGIEAREQFLEMTGNLPDNLVACVGGGSNAMGLFSAFIEDPCEMYGVEPGGKGTKLGEHAASLTYGSEGILHGFNSIMLKNEEGEPAAVHSVASGLDYPSVGPEHAYLNSISRTKVGIANDAETIQAFYDLSHYEGIIPALESAHAVAFAMKLAKEKPYESILVNLSGRGDKDIDFVVENYKPEDYL, from the coding sequence ATGCAAAAGCCGTATTTAAGAGCTTTCCCTGATGCAAAAGGCTATTTTGGAAAATTTGGTGGAGCCTATTTACCACCTGAACTCGAAGCGCAATTTAAGAAGATTGAAGAAGCGTACTTAACCATTGGTAATTCGCATGATTTTATCCGCGAGCTTCGCGATATTCGCAAACATTATCAAGGTCGACCAACCCCTGTGTATTACGCCAAACGCCTCAGTGAATATGTTGGCGGCGCACGCATTTACCTTAAACGCGAAGACTTAAACCACACAGGAGCACACAAACTCAACCACTGCATGGGTGAAGCACTTTTGGCTAAGTATTTAGGCAAGAAAAAACTCATCGCTGAAACTGGAGCAGGGCAACACGGTGTAGCACTCGCCACAGCAGCAGCCTATTTTGGACTTGAGTGTGAGATTCATATGGGTGAAGTGGATATTGCCAAAGAACACCCCAACGTCGTACGTATGCGTGTTCTTGGAGCAAAAGTTGTACCCGTGAGTTTTGGGGCTAAAACACTCAAAGAAGCGGTCGATTCAGCGTTTGTTGCTTACTTAAAAGACCCCGAAAACAGCATCTACTGCATCGGCTCTGTTGTAGGCCCTCATCCATTTCCGATGATGGTACGTGACTTTCAAAGTGTCGTTGGCATCGAAGCCAGAGAGCAATTTTTAGAGATGACAGGCAATTTGCCTGATAATTTAGTCGCGTGTGTTGGTGGTGGCAGTAATGCCATGGGACTTTTTTCCGCATTCATTGAAGACCCGTGTGAAATGTACGGTGTTGAACCAGGCGGCAAAGGGACAAAACTGGGCGAACATGCCGCAAGTTTGACGTATGGAAGCGAAGGCATACTGCATGGTTTTAACTCCATTATGCTTAAAAATGAAGAGGGCGAACCCGCCGCGGTTCATTCAGTAGCGAGTGGACTTGACTACCCCTCTGTCGGTCCAGAGCATGCTTACTTAAACTCTATTTCTCGCACAAAAGTCGGCATCGCCAATGATGCAGAAACCATTCAAGCTTTTTATGATCTATCTCATTACGAAGGCATTATCCCTGCACTTGAAAGTGCGCATGCGGTGGCATTTGCAATGAAGTTGGCGAAAGAAAAACCCTATGAGTCCATCTTGGTTAATTTGAGCGGACGAGGCGATAAAGATATTGATTTTGTCGTGGAGAATTATAAGCCTGAAGATTATTTATAA
- a CDS encoding M99 family carboxypeptidase catalytic domain-containing protein: protein MKKVVLSLCFLLSTYALSANLHYSLIKKESGKEGSTLLIVGGIHGDEPGGYFAPMLLSRYYKIESGTLWIVPNLNFDSIVKNSRGINGDMNRKFAKIETKDKDFDIVTEIKKLILNPKVDLTLNLHDGQGFYREKNIDKNFNQKAWGQATIIDQQQIPNAKYGNLADIATKVNQETNVGLIEDVHEFNVKNTNTKTQDKAMQQSLTYFSITNNKPAFAIETSKNITNLSQKSFFINSRPLKKFMNVMNIKYSRSFDLTEENIKKLLHDDGIIEIPPTKIMLDLSTLKPYIKFFPMNKDKLVYTSNNPLIAVTKEKDEYKIMNGNTLVSTLKPDFIEFEHSLNDVSLIIDGKKTTVKIGSLISAKNSFQVDPINGYRINIIGFSKPGVVSEGGIKVEPKDFIKTYAIDKDETTYMVHYYKDKKVLRYGKY from the coding sequence ATGAAAAAAGTGGTTCTCAGTCTCTGTTTTTTACTCTCAACGTATGCGCTTAGCGCTAATTTACACTACTCTCTGATTAAAAAGGAGAGTGGCAAAGAAGGAAGCACCCTTCTCATTGTAGGCGGGATTCATGGCGATGAACCTGGAGGCTATTTTGCCCCGATGCTTCTGTCCAGATATTATAAAATAGAAAGCGGCACTCTTTGGATCGTTCCAAACCTTAACTTTGACAGTATTGTCAAAAACTCTCGTGGCATCAACGGTGATATGAACCGTAAATTTGCCAAAATAGAAACCAAAGACAAAGATTTTGACATAGTTACCGAGATCAAAAAGCTTATTTTAAATCCTAAAGTGGATCTTACATTAAACCTTCACGATGGCCAAGGTTTTTATCGAGAGAAGAATATCGACAAAAACTTTAACCAAAAAGCATGGGGACAAGCAACGATCATTGATCAACAACAAATCCCAAATGCCAAGTATGGAAATCTTGCAGATATCGCAACCAAAGTGAACCAAGAGACGAACGTTGGACTCATTGAAGATGTGCATGAATTTAATGTCAAGAATACCAATACCAAAACACAAGATAAGGCGATGCAACAAAGCTTGACTTATTTCTCTATCACCAATAATAAACCAGCTTTTGCAATTGAAACCAGTAAAAATATTACGAATCTATCACAAAAAAGTTTTTTTATCAACTCAAGACCATTGAAAAAATTTATGAATGTCATGAATATCAAATATTCACGCTCATTTGATCTGACAGAAGAGAATATCAAAAAACTTCTTCATGATGATGGTATCATAGAAATTCCTCCGACCAAAATCATGTTGGATCTCTCCACGCTCAAACCTTATATCAAATTTTTTCCTATGAATAAAGACAAACTTGTCTATACAAGTAATAACCCATTAATTGCGGTTACTAAAGAAAAAGATGAATATAAAATCATGAATGGGAATACCTTGGTATCAACACTTAAACCCGATTTTATTGAATTTGAGCACTCTTTAAATGATGTGAGTTTGATCATTGATGGCAAAAAAACAACGGTTAAAATCGGCTCTTTGATCAGTGCTAAAAACAGTTTTCAGGTTGACCCCATTAACGGATACCGTATTAACATCATCGGTTTTTCAAAACCAGGTGTTGTGAGTGAAGGTGGTATTAAGGTTGAACCAAAAGATTTTATAAAAACGTATGCGATTGATAAAGATGAAACCACATACATGGTACACTATTACAAAGATAAAAAAGTTTTGCGGTATGGTAAATATTAA
- the mqnE gene encoding aminofutalosine synthase MqnE — protein sequence MTLIEKLENNERLSLEDGIALYDLDLFTLGKYANQRRKNLHGNKVFFNVNRHINPTNICKDICKFCAFSANRKNPNPYTMTHEEILKILDHSVKDNHITEVHVVSAHNPATGLEWYLEIFSKIKERFPHLHVKALTAAEINFLATEYHLSFEEVIDKMIAHGVDSMPGGGAEIFDEGVREYICKGKVSSTEWLHIHELWHKKGHESNATMLFGHVEKREHRIDHMLRLRDLQDRTHGFNAFIPLVYQRDNNYLHVDDFLSSTEILKTFAISRLMLDNINHIKAYWATSTINLALVAMEYGADDLDGTIEVESIQSAAGANSAKGLGMQSILELIETSGFTAVERDSLYNELKTY from the coding sequence ATGACGCTTATCGAAAAACTCGAAAATAACGAACGCTTAAGCCTTGAAGATGGTATAGCGCTCTACGATCTTGACCTCTTTACGTTAGGTAAATATGCTAACCAAAGACGCAAAAATCTTCATGGAAACAAAGTTTTTTTCAATGTCAACCGACATATTAATCCCACCAATATCTGCAAAGACATCTGCAAATTTTGCGCTTTTTCTGCCAACCGTAAAAATCCCAACCCCTACACGATGACCCACGAAGAGATTTTAAAGATTTTAGATCACTCCGTGAAAGACAACCACATTACCGAAGTGCACGTGGTCTCTGCGCACAATCCTGCCACGGGACTTGAGTGGTATTTGGAGATTTTTTCTAAAATCAAAGAGCGTTTCCCTCATTTACATGTAAAGGCTTTGACAGCAGCTGAGATCAATTTTTTGGCAACAGAATATCATCTCAGTTTCGAAGAAGTCATTGACAAGATGATTGCGCATGGTGTGGATTCGATGCCCGGTGGTGGTGCTGAAATTTTTGATGAGGGTGTGCGTGAGTACATCTGCAAAGGAAAAGTCAGCTCAACGGAGTGGTTGCATATTCATGAACTTTGGCACAAAAAAGGGCATGAGTCCAATGCCACGATGCTTTTCGGGCATGTGGAAAAACGCGAACACCGCATCGATCATATGCTTCGTCTTCGTGACCTACAAGATCGCACTCATGGCTTTAATGCATTTATTCCTCTTGTCTATCAACGTGACAATAACTATTTACATGTAGACGATTTTTTAAGCTCTACCGAAATTCTTAAAACCTTTGCCATCAGCCGTTTGATGCTTGATAATATCAACCACATCAAAGCCTACTGGGCAACTTCAACGATCAATCTCGCTCTTGTTGCCATGGAATATGGCGCGGATGATCTGGATGGTACGATTGAAGTGGAATCTATCCAATCTGCCGCAGGTGCTAACAGTGCCAAAGGCCTTGGAATGCAAAGTATTTTAGAGTTGATCGAAACGAGCGGTTTTACTGCCGTGGAACGCGATAGTCTCTATAACGAACTCAAGACGTATTAA
- a CDS encoding EAL and HDOD domain-containing protein yields MSTYVGRQPIFDKEGVCFGYELLYRSCDQNNIATFQDSAKATARVMVNMVHNIGLAPIIGQKVGYINVDETMLFSDAILLLPKEHFGFEILEHTKISPALFERVKHLHSLGYRFSLDDFDCSDGMINAYKPLFPYIEIIKVDIQAIGIPNLKASIDKLETPIPLLAEKIETHEEYEACLKLNFHLFQGYFFEKPVILSGKQIEPLTANALRLMNCIQGNNDVAYITEKFETCPDLVYNLLRHVNSGAYHFKNKITSIKQMILLLGPQKILSWLGLFLYGAPQNHPFGIEIFNNAKFRAKVMEELALTCKKAELANKAFLTGSLSLIDTYLNISMLEFLNHVNLDDEIKTALLFHEGFLGELLFIATEMNHSSDTDATIEALKHYPCFNTDQLYQACTNATLFVENTEHE; encoded by the coding sequence GTGAGCACTTACGTGGGTAGACAACCTATTTTTGACAAAGAAGGTGTGTGCTTTGGGTATGAGCTCTTGTACCGTTCATGTGATCAGAACAATATAGCGACATTTCAAGATAGCGCTAAAGCAACGGCACGGGTAATGGTCAATATGGTTCACAATATTGGTCTTGCGCCTATTATTGGACAAAAAGTAGGCTACATCAATGTTGATGAGACGATGCTCTTTAGTGATGCTATTTTACTTCTCCCTAAAGAACATTTCGGCTTCGAGATTCTAGAACATACAAAAATCTCTCCAGCACTATTTGAACGGGTGAAGCATTTACATAGCCTCGGGTATCGTTTTTCACTAGATGATTTTGATTGTAGCGATGGCATGATCAACGCTTATAAACCACTTTTCCCTTATATTGAAATCATCAAAGTTGATATCCAAGCGATCGGTATTCCCAATCTTAAAGCCTCGATTGATAAACTTGAAACACCCATTCCTCTCCTTGCAGAAAAAATAGAAACTCATGAAGAATATGAAGCGTGCCTCAAGCTTAACTTTCATTTGTTTCAAGGATATTTTTTTGAAAAACCTGTTATTTTAAGTGGCAAACAAATTGAGCCACTTACCGCCAATGCCCTAAGATTGATGAACTGTATTCAAGGCAATAATGATGTTGCTTACATCACAGAAAAGTTTGAAACATGTCCTGATCTTGTATATAATCTTTTACGGCATGTCAATTCGGGTGCTTATCATTTCAAAAACAAAATTACGTCTATCAAACAGATGATTTTATTGTTAGGGCCTCAAAAAATCCTATCATGGTTAGGGCTTTTTTTATACGGTGCACCTCAAAATCATCCTTTTGGAATAGAAATTTTTAACAATGCAAAATTTAGAGCTAAAGTGATGGAAGAACTTGCTCTTACCTGCAAGAAAGCCGAACTTGCGAACAAAGCTTTTTTAACAGGAAGTCTCTCATTGATCGATACGTATTTGAATATTTCCATGCTAGAATTTCTCAACCACGTCAATCTGGATGATGAAATTAAAACAGCCCTTCTCTTTCATGAAGGATTTTTAGGTGAATTACTTTTTATCGCAACGGAGATGAACCATTCAAGTGATACGGATGCTACGATTGAAGCACTCAAACATTACCCTTGTTTTAATACAGATCAATTGTATCAGGCTTGCACCAATGCGACTCTTTTTGTCGAAAATACAGAACACGAATAA
- a CDS encoding HIT family protein yields MSQKLYENDYFYIEKENALIPWVKIFTQKPYKELSDCDSVTQEVLLKAMLVVEETMRFYYNPKKINIAMFGNYIPHLHIHVMARFEEDSHFPESMWGIKQRESNLHLPSFDNFVTILHDKLRS; encoded by the coding sequence ATGTCACAAAAACTTTACGAAAATGACTATTTTTATATTGAAAAAGAGAATGCCCTTATTCCTTGGGTTAAAATCTTTACACAAAAACCATACAAAGAGCTGAGTGATTGCGATTCTGTAACACAAGAAGTTCTCTTAAAGGCAATGCTCGTTGTGGAAGAGACCATGCGTTTTTATTACAATCCCAAAAAAATAAATATTGCGATGTTTGGTAACTATATTCCCCATCTCCATATACACGTTATGGCGCGTTTTGAGGAAGATTCGCACTTTCCTGAATCCATGTGGGGCATCAAACAACGTGAATCCAATCTTCATCTACCAAGTTTTGATAATTTTGTTACTATTTTGCACGATAAATTACGCAGTTGA
- a CDS encoding Rdx family protein — MKDEIKSAYKDANITLTPKTGGFFDVIVDDIMIFQRQKKLARPLSAFQKWESLFHCFNKQVISLYM, encoded by the coding sequence GTGAAAGATGAAATAAAAAGTGCTTATAAAGACGCCAATATAACCCTTACACCAAAAACAGGTGGTTTTTTTGATGTGATCGTTGATGACATCATGATTTTTCAAAGACAGAAAAAATTGGCACGCCCATTGAGCGCTTTCCAGAAGTGGGAGAGCTTGTTTCACTGCTTCAACAAGCAGGTTATTAGCCTTTACATGTAA
- a CDS encoding HD domain-containing protein gives MEIEEIIEDLIDKNADDFEISKLIKEHIKSYLGSLNEIFVENQGKDFLVKHAKQIDQFIILIYKYTLRKYFGNYMPFVNSIPVVLVGMGSYGREELCVYSDTDLMVVYKALPGYNIEPMIQSMLYLAWDAGIKLGHRTHKLEELVPSSNQDLTIKTAMLESRFLCGSKLLWMETERELLKIQRWQKKEVIQQIVEANEERRAKHPMSMEPNIKEGVGGLRDANTLSWICKILFGNMRIRDRVPEIIDEEEYREFRSSLEFLFRVRSALHLSAKKKQDVLNLEFIPDVAEKLGFENKILKNAQMQLASKTMSAMHTIDVTCKIFMRKLTSSILSQPTRLSALKRGRVEKGLYVVDHCVFASFKKPSPSLSVVLAQLQQFDDPKLSFDISYVHYIKNAHFAPHNSKKIYKQFRALLFQQNLYTLYSLLYEASLLQQLIKPVRQILNLAQFDGYHKLPVDIHSLHTLYHLENIKEPFIKSLFDDLCPEGKALIKLVAFLHDIGKGRKGDHSELGAKIFRAYAMKLEFSEQAIETGITLIKNHTLMSNTANREDIYDERVVLAFISKLQNPQILKLLYILTYADTNAVNDNIYTGFVAKLLREFYNYSLDMFDKEELIDETTKRLRKENSLKKSPEFLELSKALQKKTLSVQSNFFFLKLKPSAIVQIVKEADETPIDSYCYKINNDSHLSITVIRGKSFNIGYLLGKLSYLDLVQMDIYKLFDGKKYFQIDFNEKVTENDIELICELIDNSFDMGKKVTLKKPIILKNEISIDCEHSKSYALMHVNTKNQHGLMAYLMSVFDEHGIDIAMAKIQTIKNRTRNLLLIEKTARLCNNGQNILDYFY, from the coding sequence ATGGAAATCGAAGAGATTATTGAAGACCTAATTGACAAAAATGCGGATGATTTTGAAATATCAAAGCTCATTAAAGAACATATTAAAAGTTATCTTGGCTCCTTGAATGAAATTTTTGTTGAAAACCAAGGTAAAGATTTCTTAGTCAAACACGCCAAACAGATTGATCAATTTATCATTCTCATTTACAAATATACCTTACGCAAATATTTTGGTAACTACATGCCCTTTGTCAACTCTATTCCTGTCGTGCTGGTTGGCATGGGAAGTTATGGAAGAGAAGAGCTTTGCGTCTATTCAGATACGGACTTGATGGTAGTGTATAAAGCGCTTCCAGGCTATAACATAGAGCCTATGATCCAGTCGATGCTTTACCTTGCATGGGATGCAGGCATAAAACTCGGACATCGTACGCATAAACTTGAAGAGCTTGTTCCTTCCAGCAACCAAGATCTCACCATCAAAACAGCGATGCTAGAATCTCGCTTTTTATGCGGCTCTAAGCTTTTATGGATGGAAACCGAACGTGAGCTCTTAAAAATTCAACGTTGGCAAAAAAAAGAGGTGATACAACAAATCGTTGAAGCCAATGAGGAGAGACGCGCCAAACACCCGATGAGCATGGAACCTAATATCAAAGAAGGTGTGGGAGGACTTAGGGATGCCAATACCCTTTCATGGATCTGCAAAATTCTCTTTGGAAATATGCGTATACGCGATCGTGTACCTGAAATTATTGATGAAGAGGAGTATCGAGAGTTTCGAAGTTCATTGGAATTTCTATTTCGTGTACGTTCCGCTCTTCATCTGAGTGCAAAGAAAAAACAAGATGTACTCAACCTTGAATTCATCCCCGATGTGGCTGAAAAACTAGGTTTTGAAAATAAAATCTTAAAAAATGCCCAAATGCAACTTGCCTCCAAAACGATGTCGGCAATGCACACGATTGACGTTACATGTAAAATCTTTATGCGTAAGCTTACCTCTTCTATCCTCTCGCAACCAACGCGTTTGAGTGCCCTCAAACGTGGTCGTGTCGAAAAAGGGCTTTATGTGGTCGATCATTGTGTTTTTGCCTCTTTTAAAAAACCTAGCCCAAGCTTGAGTGTCGTTTTAGCGCAACTGCAACAGTTTGATGACCCAAAACTCAGCTTCGACATTAGCTATGTACATTACATCAAAAACGCTCATTTTGCACCCCATAACTCCAAAAAAATTTACAAACAGTTCAGGGCACTTTTATTTCAACAAAATCTTTACACTCTTTATAGCCTCCTGTATGAAGCCTCACTTTTGCAACAGCTCATTAAACCTGTGCGCCAAATCCTAAATCTTGCCCAATTTGATGGCTACCATAAGTTACCAGTGGATATTCACTCTTTGCACACACTCTATCACTTAGAAAATATCAAAGAACCGTTCATCAAGTCCCTCTTTGACGATCTCTGTCCTGAAGGAAAAGCACTCATCAAACTGGTTGCATTTTTACATGATATAGGCAAAGGAAGAAAAGGCGATCACAGTGAACTGGGTGCAAAAATTTTTAGAGCTTACGCGATGAAACTAGAGTTTTCAGAACAAGCAATCGAAACAGGAATTACGCTTATTAAAAACCATACTTTAATGAGCAATACGGCCAATCGGGAAGATATTTACGATGAAAGAGTCGTCCTTGCCTTTATTTCCAAGCTTCAAAATCCTCAAATCCTCAAACTGCTGTATATTCTCACCTATGCGGACACGAATGCGGTCAATGACAACATTTACACCGGTTTTGTTGCCAAATTACTGCGCGAATTTTACAACTACAGCCTCGATATGTTCGATAAAGAGGAACTCATCGACGAGACAACCAAACGCTTGCGTAAAGAAAATAGCCTTAAAAAGAGTCCTGAATTTTTAGAGCTATCCAAAGCATTACAGAAAAAGACACTCTCGGTACAATCTAATTTCTTTTTCTTGAAGCTTAAACCAAGTGCCATTGTCCAGATTGTCAAAGAGGCTGACGAGACACCTATTGACTCTTACTGTTATAAAATTAACAACGATTCACATCTCAGCATCACAGTTATCCGAGGTAAAAGCTTTAACATCGGTTACCTTTTAGGAAAACTCTCCTATCTTGATCTGGTTCAGATGGATATTTACAAGCTCTTTGATGGTAAAAAATACTTTCAAATCGACTTTAATGAGAAAGTCACAGAGAATGACATTGAGCTTATTTGTGAACTCATCGATAACTCGTTTGATATGGGCAAAAAAGTTACATTGAAAAAACCAATTATCCTGAAAAATGAGATTAGTATTGACTGTGAACACTCCAAATCCTATGCACTCATGCACGTCAATACTAAGAACCAACACGGCCTTATGGCATATTTGATGAGTGTGTTTGATGAGCATGGAATTGATATTGCAATGGCAAAGATTCAGACCATTAAGAATAGGACGCGAAACCTACTTTTAATAGAAAAGACAGCGCGCTTATGCAACAATGGACAAAATATACTAGATTATTTTTATTAA
- a CDS encoding GGDEF domain-containing protein, translating to MQKKLSLIIVGTIFISFMLLMVISALSIRNLGIKNAEEKAQIIANLVQDGLSAHMLSGTMAQREFFLKKISTAKGVDALWVVRSNSVINQFGKGFSNEVARDSIDEEALNSATVHKQIIEDSGTVKLRVTTPYIATEHGTPNCMQCHQTKEGEVLGSISIVFDITEARTNGILNALMILGFSIVIMLLVFMIINRSMRPLMEIFHSITFVMNKAQEGEYVRRVRCSSQEKEYQNVKFGINSLLDKLEGTLTDIEMTVKKFLALSPNHQPDLLLETQSIVHELSDIYQFKRTIEFDEDKEQVYHRIGSILQHDIGLKDFVLIESGKNDIHPNIVFDASSQKRSINLNCRALRTKQTVTSDQFRDICGLCNTSASHLCIPYLISSDLELLLSIWERTPEELTHTKTLLPKIQNYIDAARPELVSKNLTEILKVSSTTDALTELYNRKYLDEYIEKALSQAKRNGIIYGILMIDIDWFKMVNDTYGHDIGDRAIKALSQALKANIRESDTAFRFGGEEFLVLLYECEDAMVMQIAEKIRLAFEKMPIQSNTSATFYKTLSVGASIFPKDSDSLLKCIKFADIALYNAKDSGRNCCKRFDPSMIETKELRNDF from the coding sequence ATGCAAAAAAAGCTTTCTTTGATTATTGTTGGAACGATTTTTATCTCTTTTATGCTGTTGATGGTTATATCAGCACTTTCTATCCGTAATTTAGGGATCAAAAATGCTGAAGAAAAAGCACAGATTATTGCTAATTTAGTGCAAGATGGTTTGAGTGCCCATATGCTCAGTGGCACAATGGCTCAAAGAGAATTTTTTCTCAAAAAAATTAGTACGGCAAAAGGTGTCGATGCTCTCTGGGTCGTGCGCAGTAACTCTGTCATCAATCAGTTTGGCAAAGGATTTAGCAACGAAGTAGCACGCGATAGTATTGATGAAGAAGCCTTAAACAGCGCTACTGTGCATAAACAAATTATCGAAGACTCCGGCACTGTCAAATTACGCGTTACAACGCCTTATATCGCAACCGAGCATGGTACGCCCAACTGTATGCAATGCCACCAAACCAAAGAAGGGGAAGTGCTAGGTTCTATTAGTATCGTCTTTGATATTACCGAAGCACGTACTAATGGTATTTTGAATGCTTTGATGATTTTAGGCTTTTCGATTGTAATCATGCTGTTGGTCTTTATGATTATCAATAGGTCTATGCGCCCTTTAATGGAAATTTTTCATTCCATTACGTTTGTTATGAACAAAGCACAAGAGGGTGAATATGTCAGACGTGTACGCTGTTCAAGTCAAGAAAAAGAGTACCAAAATGTAAAATTTGGTATCAACTCTTTATTGGATAAACTTGAAGGGACACTGACGGATATTGAGATGACGGTCAAGAAATTTTTGGCGCTCTCGCCTAATCACCAACCTGATCTTTTGTTAGAGACACAAAGCATTGTCCATGAACTCTCAGATATCTATCAATTTAAACGTACGATCGAATTTGATGAAGACAAAGAACAAGTCTATCATCGTATCGGTTCTATTTTACAACACGATATAGGACTGAAAGATTTTGTACTCATCGAATCAGGGAAAAATGACATTCACCCCAATATTGTCTTTGATGCTTCTTCTCAAAAACGCTCGATTAATTTAAATTGTCGCGCATTGCGCACCAAACAGACCGTTACATCCGATCAATTTCGTGATATCTGTGGATTGTGCAATACCTCTGCATCCCACTTGTGTATTCCTTATTTGATTAGCAGCGATTTAGAGTTACTTTTAAGTATCTGGGAAAGAACGCCTGAAGAGTTGACCCACACTAAAACACTGCTTCCAAAAATTCAAAATTACATCGATGCAGCACGCCCAGAACTGGTCAGTAAGAACTTGACAGAAATTTTAAAAGTCTCTTCAACTACCGATGCACTCACAGAGCTTTATAACCGTAAATACCTTGATGAATACATCGAAAAAGCTCTTTCCCAAGCGAAACGAAATGGCATTATCTATGGTATTCTCATGATCGACATTGACTGGTTTAAGATGGTCAATGATACCTATGGACATGATATTGGAGATCGCGCTATAAAAGCCCTTTCGCAAGCACTTAAAGCTAATATTCGTGAATCCGACACGGCTTTTCGCTTTGGTGGTGAAGAATTTTTGGTTTTACTGTATGAATGTGAAGATGCGATGGTCATGCAAATTGCAGAAAAGATACGCCTTGCCTTTGAAAAAATGCCAATTCAGTCCAATACGAGTGCTACATTTTACAAAACACTGAGTGTAGGGGCATCTATCTTTCCTAAAGATTCAGATTCCCTCTTGAAATGTATTAAATTTGCAGATATTGCGCTTTACAATGCAAAAGATAGTGGTCGCAATTGCTGTAAACGTTTTGATCCAAGTATGATTGAAACCAAAGAACTTAGAAACGACTTTTAA
- a CDS encoding radical SAM/SPASM domain-containing protein: protein MKFYRVYVELTNICGLACSFCPPKTLSTHSMSLPFFEQVLDELKPYTKEIAYHMGGDALTLSNLEAYLDITCKKNFKVMLTTSGYYLSKHNLQTLLHPAIKQINISLNSYNKNSMPLSFEAYMEPIIKLCALKSEHNRDLFINLRLWNMDKTHSEETFNEKLFAYLGKVFHTPLHVKTLYEQKPRSIRLSEKIRLHFDDYFEWPSLQSNHQSDGPCQGLRSHFGILSNGTVVPCCLDKEGVMALGDLHVNSLSDILNTPRTKAIIEGFKHDRAVESLCQKCTYKKPF from the coding sequence ATGAAATTTTATCGTGTCTATGTGGAGCTCACCAATATCTGTGGGCTCGCATGCAGTTTTTGCCCTCCTAAAACACTCTCAACACACAGCATGTCGCTTCCTTTTTTTGAACAGGTGTTGGATGAATTAAAACCTTACACCAAAGAGATAGCCTACCACATGGGTGGTGATGCACTCACACTTTCCAATTTAGAAGCCTATTTGGATATTACATGTAAAAAGAATTTTAAAGTCATGCTGACAACCAGTGGCTATTATTTGAGTAAGCACAATCTTCAAACACTTTTACATCCTGCTATCAAACAGATCAATATCTCGCTCAACAGCTACAATAAAAACAGTATGCCGCTCTCTTTTGAAGCCTACATGGAACCTATCATCAAACTCTGTGCACTTAAATCAGAACATAATCGAGACCTTTTCATCAATCTGCGTTTATGGAATATGGACAAGACGCATAGTGAAGAAACATTTAATGAAAAACTCTTTGCCTATCTCGGAAAAGTCTTTCACACACCTTTACATGTAAAAACACTTTATGAGCAAAAACCTCGTTCCATACGCTTAAGTGAAAAAATACGCCTTCACTTTGACGACTATTTTGAATGGCCTAGCCTTCAGTCCAACCACCAGAGTGATGGACCCTGCCAAGGGCTTCGTTCCCATTTTGGAATTCTCAGCAATGGAACAGTCGTACCGTGTTGTTTGGATAAAGAGGGAGTGATGGCGCTTGGAGATTTACATGTAAACTCACTGAGTGACATTCTCAATACTCCAAGGACCAAAGCCATTATTGAAGGGTTTAAACACGACAGAGCCGTAGAAAGTTTATGTCAAAAATGCACCTATAAAAAACCGTTTTAA